A genomic region of Fusarium falciforme chromosome 4, complete sequence contains the following coding sequences:
- a CDS encoding RING-type domain-containing protein, whose translation MNSRSPSPTTPKSPCRNCSKTCKISSIYWPELKQILENDPSRFTDLDLECLCFERMSIFEDEHVRDPAMGSYTHGAHVLPCGHIFGEKCLVRMWEYANEADGWFACPACRQALGYHAHCYHDLNSLPMPQSLEEIKQFPYFRDNVLISNKCGDCIMMDEVRNLSSMAQNHLPPMDLREGEYLGVSICSPDAMWAPSTDPYKADPIVRTMQPFGVLKDFCELSRKSMSENWEGVWRSVDLRELEYRLHVFRVSGYPRAYA comes from the coding sequence ATGAATTCTAGATCCCCTTCCCCCACCACGCCCAAGAGCCCCTGTCGAAACTGCTCCAAGACGTGCAAGATCTCGTCCATCTACTGGCCAGAGCTAAAGCAGATTCTAGAAAATGACCCCAGCAGGTTTACTGACCTCGATCTCGAATGCCTCTGCTTCGAGCGCATGTCCATCTTTGAGGATGAACACGTCAGAGACCCAGCGATGGGTAGTTACACCCACGGAGCTCACGTCCTCCCCTGCGGTCACATCTTTGGCGAAAAATGCCTCGTACGCATGTGGGAGTATGCGAATGAAGCTGATGGCTGGTTCGCCTGTCCAGCGTGTCGTCAAGCTCTCGGTTATCACGCACACTGCTACCACGACCTCAACTCCCTCCCCATGCCTCAGTCACTGGAAGAAATCAAGCAATTCCCCTATTTTAGAGACAACGTCCTCATATCAAACAAGTGCGGCGACTGCATCATGATGGACGAGGTCAGGAACCTCAGCTCCATGGCACAGAACCATCTTCCCCCGATGGACCTCCGCGAAGGTGAGTATCTGGGCGTGTCCATCTGCTCTCCCGACGCCATGTGGGCACCTTCGACGGATCCCTACAAGGCGGACCCGATCGTCCGTACGATGCAGCCTTTTGGGGTGTTGAAGGACTTTTGCGAGCTATCGCGGAAGTCGATGTCGGAGAACTGGGAGGGGGTGTGGAGGTCGGTGGACCTTCGGGAGCTGGAGTATCGCCTGCACGTTTTTAGGGTGTCGGGATATCCTCGAGCGTATGCTTAA
- a CDS encoding EKC/KEOPS complex subunit BUD32, translated as MLLDFNFAAHINHPSTEDGEGEWHDENRNDVKGVIFTIDEIITRDESLRDAPREEQNIDSLPLEWLKHQEVQLDRPVVEYRQVLQERRDRRALYPGSGDAPKAINWPPRLKPPKVSVPMADVHGTPLSVTMDQWYERKQAILERGGKMVHGCVPAGIDAVNELYARLLAQYLLKHYLTMLKLSVDSSELENLVIGDTHSTIPPANHVSVVNRD; from the exons ATGCTCCTCGATTTTAACTTTGCCGCACACATCAATCACCCCTCAACTGAAGATGGCGAGGGTGAATGGCATGATGAGAACCGGAATGATGTCAAAGGCGTCATCTTCACTATAGACGAGATCATTACTCGAGACGAGAGCCTCCGCGATGCACCTCGCGAAGAACAGAACATCGACAGCCTCCCTTTGGAGTGGTTAAAGCATCAAGAAGTACAACTAGATCGCCCCGTCGTTGAGTATCGGCAAGTGCTGCAGGAACGGCGAGATAGGAGGGCTTTATACCCAGGGTCGGGAGATGctcccaaggccatcaactgGCCTCCTCGGCTAAAGCCCCCGAAAGTTAGCGTACCTATGGCAGACGTACATGGAACTCCTCTCTCAGTAACCATGGATCAGTGGTATGAGAGGAAACAGGCCATCTTAGAAAGAGGCGGAAAG ATGGTACACGGCTGTGTTCCTGCTGGGATCGACGCTGTGAACGAACTCTACGCTCGTCTTCTTGCGCAGTATCTGCTCAAGCACTACCTAACCATGTTAAAGCTGTCTGTGGATAGCTCTGAACTGGAGAACCTGGTGATCGGCGATACACACTCGACGATACCACCAGCGAATCATGTGTCGGTTGTCAACAGGGACTGA
- a CDS encoding Nickel/cobalt efflux system: MAPFNFQNPLGISKPSFLRGIPTNSLFMIFLLISVNAIIWATVAVVLHFHPRLVAPAALSYVLGLRHALDADHIAAIDLMTRRLIASGQRPATVGTFFSLGHSTIVIVTCIVVAATSGALRERFDGFTRVGNIIGTSVSAVFLIILCIGNGWVLYQLVQRLKVVLQERRQRSGFDAEESQIQDHFALEGGGFLARVFKKLFRVIDRPWKMYPLGVVFGLGFDTSSEIAILGIASIQAVQGTSIWLILIFPLLFTAGMCLLDTTDGALMMALYTSKAFSRDVVAILYYSIVLTGITVFVSAFIGIIQVLSLIQNVAEPEGGFWDGVSAIGDHFDIIGGSICGVFLVVGLGSILVYRPWRRRVERRNPPLVDAADEGLEEPSTPDEIPGRVYTP; the protein is encoded by the exons ATGGCGCCCTTCAACTTTCAGAACCCGCTGGGCATCTCCAAGCCCAGCTTCCTCCGCGGAATACCCACAAACAGCCTGTTCAtgatcttcctcctcatcagcgtCAACGCCATCATCTGGGCCACTGTCGCCGTCGTGCTGCACTTTCACCCCCGCCTCGTCGCGCCGGCCGCTCTCTCGTACGTCCTCGGCCTGCGTCATGCTCTGGATGCAGATCAcatcgccgccatcgacCTCATGACCCGGAGGCTCATCGCTTCTGGGCAGAGACCTGCTACTGTGGGGACTTTCTTTTCGCTGGGGCATAGTACTATTGTTATTGTTACTTGTATTGTTGTTGCGGCTACGAGTGGTGCTTTGAGGGAGAGGTTTGATGGGTTTACGCGTGTGGGAAATATCATAGGCACCAGCGTCAGTGCCGTCTTTCTCATCATTCTATGCATAGGAAACGGTTGGGTTCTGTATCAGCTCGTGCAGCGCCTCAAGGTTGTCCTGCAGGAGCGCCGGCAACGGAGTGGCTTCGACGCCGAGGAGAGTCAGATTCAAGACCACTTTGCCCTCGAGGGAGGAGGATTCTTGGCTCGTgtcttcaagaagctctttCGAGTCATTGATCGACCGTGGAAGATGTATCCTCTTGGTGTCGTCTTTGGACTTGGGTTTGATACGAGTTCCGAGATTGCTATTCTTGGAATTGCGAGTATTCAGGCTGTACAGGGGACGAGTATCTGGCTGATTTTGATTTTCCCGTTGCTGTTTACCG CCGGCATGTGTCTCCTTGATACCACCGACGgagccttgatgatggctctATACACTTCCAAGGCCTTCTCCCGAGACGTCGTTGCCATTCTGTATTATTCCATAGTACTCACCGGCATCACAGTCTTTGTCTCTGCCTTTATCGGCATTATCCAGGTCTTGTCCCTCATTCAGAACGTTGCCGAGCCCGAGGGAGGTTTCTGGGATGGTGTATCCGCCATTGGAGATCACTTTGATATTATCGGAGGAAGCATCTGTGGTGTCTTTTTAGTTGTGGGACTGGGTTCTATCCTCGTGTACAGGCCTTGGCGAAGACGTgtggagaggaggaaccCACCCCTTGTCGATGCTGCTGATGAGGGTTTGGAGGAACCTTCGACTCCTGATGAGATACCAGGACGTGTTTACACACCCTGA
- a CDS encoding Protein PNS1 gives MGESDSYYNPNQPANGQYSSAGYQQQYQPQPPPPSHPQYQQQPQQQPYQQGPPQNGNGYMPAQGYDGEKASFEEQFKVPKPKYNDLWAGILLICVFIGFVVVSGLTLQGYAANRGNAGSGIYGNRNDFSLNTSTIILFMFVLAVAFVLSYAYIWLARVFPKQFIWVTGILNVCWALGTAIFYLWRKYWSAGIVFLIFGLFMAFCFWTWISRIPFSALMLRTTIDVSKKYGHVYLTSLIGGLIATAFAAWYSITLVGIYVKYQPADDNPSCSDGGCSQGKVIGLLVFVTFAMYWFSEWLKNTIHTTIAGVYGSWYFCAHNFPKDATRASAKRALTYSFGSISLGSLLVAIVQFLRQLCNAARNQEAADGSFLGYALFCCLSCFLGLLEWAVEFLNRYAFCHIALYGKPYFAAAKDTWKMIKDRGIDALINDCLIGPVLSFGALFIAYACTLLAYLFLYFTDPAYNRDGAYTPVVMVFSFLIGFQIANIFTTPISSGVDTIFVAAGWDPQVMWRDHPELYQEMCRVYPKVQQVIRDR, from the exons ATGGGCGAATCCGACAGCTACTACAACCCCAACCAGCCGGCCAACGGTCAATATTCCAGTGCTGGCTACCAACAACAATACCAACCccagccgccgcctccttctcATCCCCAATACCAGCAGCAACCACAGCAACAGCCATACCAACAAGGACCTCCTCAGAATGGGAACGGATACATGCCCGCCCAGGGCTACGATGGAGAGAAGGCGTCATTTGAGGAGCAATTCAAGGTTCCCAAGCCCAAGTACAATGATCTCTGGGCTGGTATTCTC CTCATCTGCGTCTTCATCGGTTTCGTAGTCGTCTCGGGCCTCACTCTTCAAGGATACGCCGCCAACCGCGGAAACGCTGGCTCTGGCATCTACGGCAACCGCAACGACTTTTCTCTGAACACGAGCACCATCATTCTGTTCATGTTTGTCCTCGCCGTCGCCTTTGTCCTCTCGTATGCGTACATCTGGCTCGCGCGAGTCTTTCCCAAGCAGTTTATCTGGGTTACGGGAATTCTCAATGTCTGCTGGGCGCTCGGAACCGCCATCTTCTACCTCTGGCGCAAGTACTGGTCTGCTGGCAttgtcttcctcatctttggTCTGTTCATGGCCTTTTGCTTCTGGACATGGATCTCGCGCATTCCCTTCTCGGCTCTTATGCTTAGGACGACCATCGATGTGAGCAAGAAGTATGGTCATGTTTACCTGACCAGTCTTATCGGAGGACTGATCGCAACTGCTTTCGCCGCCTGGTACTCCATTACTCTCGTCGGCATCTACGTCAAATACCAGCCCGCCGACGACAATCCTTCATGCAGTGATGGCGGCTGTAGCCAAGGCAAGGTTATCGGCCTCCTTGTCTTTGTCACCTTTGCCATGTACTGGTTCTCTGAATGGCTCAAGAACACGATCCACACAACCATTGCTGGCGTATACGGATCTTGGTACTTTTGCGCCCACAACTTCCCCAAGGATGCCACACGCGCTTCTGCCAAGCGAGCCTTGACGTACAGCTTTGGATCCATTAGCCTGGGCAGCTTGTTGGTTGCTATTGTTCAGTTCCTTCGTCAGCTCTGCAATGCTGCACGAAATCAGGAGGCAGCTGATGGCAGCTTCCTCGGGTATGCCCTGTTCTGCTGCCTCAGCTGCTTCCTGGGACTCTTGGAGTGGGCCGTCGAGTTCCTCAACCGGTATGCCTTTTGTCACATTGCCCTGTATGGAAAGCCGTACTTTGCAGCTGCCAAGGATACTTGGAAGATGATCAAGGATCGTGGTATTGATGCTCTGATCAAT GACTGTCTCATCGGTCCCGTCCTCTCGTTCGGTGCCCTGTTCATTGCCTACGCCTGCACCCTTCTCGCGTACCTCTTCCTCTACTTTACCGATCCTGCCTACAACCGCGACGGTGCTTATACTccggtggtgatggtctttTCGTTCCTCATCGGCTTCCAGATAGCAAACATCTTTACCACACCCATCTCGAGTGGTGTCGATACCAtctttgttgctgctggctggGATCCCCAGGTCATGTGGCGCGATCACCCCGAGCTGTATCAGGAGATGTGCCGAGTGTACCCCAAGGTTCAGCAGGTTATTCGTGACCGTTGA
- a CDS encoding Autophagy-related protein 17 has protein sequence MASSSASLRRSHGSSGASSRHSHPHSNSHSRGSNSRSRSFTHDDNADPNMPSISIDTLVNHLLVAKRSLSSMTLVLRANEIATAARQSHEDVAILAAQAGFLRTSILDQAAILVRVRRSLQGTYDWGKKDFKKLVKSMDLADGELGHTMEMLQSTSVESVFRPKGEERRTLLDFIDEGGVHGMRETMKKSIQELQAIQQSFDGDLLRFDTDIRSLKKIIVDAPSLSRDTNDTNPSTGELLEILVDHSANMAQLLVSLTHHFDMCVTAIRTTEGGVALARRRAAEATQSQGSDDVSISGVIAEQESNVSDLEPKTSKDRAEMLKVVIQDAGEVEDVVQEIQERLAAMEQGYAVLQEQHEKSTKAYTSMLDAYAMLGDIGDRLADYLAAEGDFRTRWEMEKEGVYAKLEEMHQLKDFYERYASAYDSLILEVERRHAVDDRVRSIWRKAQDNVDKLLKEDGASRETFRQDVGEFLPTDLWAGMQGSARRWAVVPIKDDGTDDDGEDVQGPALRKSVVEAARERLLRATAEPRR, from the exons ATGGCTTCCTCATCAGCTTCGTTGAGACGCAGCCACGGCTCTTCTGGAGCCTCATCCAGACACTCGCATCCTCATTCAAACTCTCACTCGCGCGGTTCGAATTCCCGCTCGCGATCTTTCACACACGACGACAATGCCGACCCCAACATGCCGTCCATCTCTATCGACACCCTCGTCAATCACCTGCTCGTCGCTAAgcgctccctctcctccatgACTCTTGTACTACGCGCCAACGAGATCGCTACCGCGGCCCGCCAGTCGCACGAGGACGTCGCCATTCTGGCGGCGCAGGCCGGCTTCCTGCGGACGTCGATACTGGACCAGGCCGCCATCCTCGTGCGGGTCCGGAGGAGCCTGCAAGGCACCTATGACTGGGGGAAGAAGGACTTTAAGAAGTTGGTCAAGTCGATGGACTTGGCTGACGGAGAGCTCGGGCACACCATGGAGATGCTCCAGAGTACCAGCGTTGAAAGCGTCTTTCGGCCGAAAGGTGAGGAGAGACGGACTTTGCTCGACTTCATCGACGAAGGCGGCGTTCATGGCATGCgcgagacgatgaagaagagcatcCAAGAGCTACAG GCAATCCAGCAGTCGTTTGACGGAGACTTGCTCCGTTTCGATACCGACATTCGCAGCCTCAAAAAGATCATCGTCGATGCTCCGAGCCTGTCACGCGACACCAACGACACGAATCCGTCCACGGGCGAACTCCTTGAAATATTGGTTGATCATTCAGCCAACATGGCACAGCTTCTGGTGTCATTGACTCATCACTTTGACATGTGCGTCACCGCGATCCGAACTACAGAGGGTGGTGTTGCTCTCGCCCGTAGAAGGGCTGCCGAGGCTACACAATCCCAAGGAAGTGACGACGTCTCTATCTCAGGAGTTATTGCGGAACAAGAGTCCAACGTCTCTGATCTCGAACCCAAGACCTCCAAGGATCGCGCAGAGATGCTAAAGGTCGTTATCCAAGACGCCGGAGAGGTGGAAGATGTGGTCCAAGAGATCCAAGAACGCCTCGCGGCTATGGAGCAAGGCTACGCTGTGTTGCAGGAGCAGCACGAGAAGTCGACCAAAGCGTATACAAGTATGCTAGATGCATATGCTATGCTTGGCGACATTGGCGATCGACTCGCCGACTATCTTGCAGCCGAGGGAGACTTTAGAACAAGATGGGAAATGGAAAAGGAAGGCGTCTACgccaagcttgaggagaTGCACCAGCTCAAGGACTTTTACGAGCGCTATGCCAGCGCCTACGACAGTTTGATCCTTGAGGTTGAGCGCCGACACGCCGTCGACGACCGGGTCAGGAGCATCTGGCGCAAGGCCCAGGACAATGTTGACAAGCTACTCAAGGAGGACGGCGCATCTCGCGAGACGTTTAGACAAGACGTCGGGGAGTTTCTGCCCACCGATCTCTGGGCGGGCATGCAAGGCTCGGCCAGGAGATGGGCAGTTGTGCCAATCAAGGATGACGGCACtgatgacgacggcgaggatgTACAAGGACCTGCGCTACGAAAGAGTGTTGTCGAAGCAGCGCGAGAGAGGCTCCTACGGGCGACCGCAGAGCCAAGACGATGA
- a CDS encoding EKC/KEOPS complex subunit BUD32, whose amino-acid sequence MDEEQDDESIAIQQLRRHSSQIPLNVYRIHVSNTGEIISVYTDAENDETCCVHYPLLDEISLPEGVRTVRRGMFEEFQRLGPDTDLVTYHPCSSEPANKVVFKYYFLWQYAQKSWKEMNL is encoded by the exons ATGGACGAAGAGCAAGACGACGAGAGCATCGCCATCCAACAGCTCAGACGCCATAGCAGCCAGATTCCGCTCAACGTGTATAGGATACACGTATCCAACACCGGTGAAATTATCTCTGTATACACCGATGCGGAGAATGATGAGACTTGCTGCGTACATTACCcgctccttgatgagatctCCCTTCCTGAGGGAGTCCGAACAGTACGCCGGGGTATGTTTGAGGAATTCCAGAGGCTTGGTCCTGACACTGATCTTGTCACATACCATCCATGCTCCAGTGAGCCTGCCAACAAG GTGGTGTTCAAGTACTACTTTTTATGGCAGTATGCGCAAAAGTCTTGGAAAGAGATGAACCTGTGA